Within the Hermetia illucens chromosome 6, iHerIll2.2.curated.20191125, whole genome shotgun sequence genome, the region ttctcagacctcaagagaatgGTCGCTGGGAAGAAATTGATcgccgatgaagaggtaatTGCGGAAACTAAGGCCCATTTTGAGGTTAAAATCGTTGCATCGCCctcgaaggcaactatattgaataataaaatcaaattttataaaataaaatgcttccTATGTTAGCCCACGAAATTGTTATCCCATCTGGTATATGGGAGTGGCACAATGAAACTAAActccactgttattcaaaaacTCCAAACCTTCGTGAACATCTGTTTACGTCGCATCATCTGAGTACgatggcctgatactatctcaaacaaaaaactttgtcggcgcacaggcttgtcACCCGTcagcgatgtgatcggaaaacGAAAGTGGCaacggataataataataataataatcgttggcgcaacaatccatattggatcagggtcttgaagtgtgttagagcacttcattcaagactgtaacggtacactacagtacactgtaggaggcaatgtggtcagcattgcgctcgcccgagattattaccctgatttgactcaggcactcattcacagctgagtcgactggtgtccgacggcaagtcacgatacaaatcccactgccaccagtaagatttgaacctcaatggataggtcacacgctAAAGAGATCCGACAAATACATTGCTGGTTACGCCATGCACTGGAACaggcagaacagtagaaaacGGGAGCGTGCCTCTCGGGAAATCCTGGGAGGAATcgaagcgcatttcagtggaCGGAATACGATGGCGCGTTGGAGTGGTTAACACGCTAGGATTCAAGCATTCTGAATAAGTATCGTCAGTGTGAATAACCCGTCAACTCAAAGTACATACGAACACCTGCGAGATTTCTCGTTACGCGGTATACGGTGTCGTTTTTGCGTGTAACAGGTTCCGCTTTCTTTAACTAAGCGGATTGTTAAAGTTTCTTTCGTTTGATAAGTAAGAAAATTTTAACACTGCTGAACGATAGGATCGCGGAAACGGCCGTGGCTGAATTGGGTTGATGTCTTTTCTGAGACCAGACGCAGTAACAGTACGCAAggttttccttatttttcttcagcctttgcccctttCTCATttggggtcggcttgtcgttaTCGGTTGCGCCatgttattttatcaaaggcctatctggatgtagtcgcgaggTCTTTAAATCACCACGCAAGATTATAAGATGATAATATCTTTTGAGACAGATGGCAGCACCGCTTAAGTTGCACACATTTGGAAGACAATTCCTAAGTCCATTGTTGATTAGAATCTGGAAGATCTTATTAGGTGAGGCGAAACCCGACTGATCTTATGGCCATCACTGCGTTCAAACAGTGCGCTGCAGATGACGTGACGGTGAAGGTTGCAGAAATCTGGAaagttttcattgtttttttacGATCGCCAAGACTATGCCACCTCATCACATGTGCGAGCAGAATATTGTCAGCGCGCATCTTGGCAACAGATCATACCACGATCAAAATGTCAAGAAATTTCCcctgaattgaaaaaatattcctCTCTATATCAGAAATCGCGTGGACGAgaagggcgatcaaacccgagtgtgcaatgggactcatctgaagtggctcttgccaagAGTCCTCACCGGAGGTTAGCTGGTATCATAAGAACCGGTAttgccctctgagagcatatataGTACTTCAGGAATATTCTTGGTTGTGGCAGATAAGTTAGATTGGCGTCGAACCTGTAACGCGGTGCTTGTCagatctgattgtggtctccaaataaATCCGATCCTAAGAGAActatgggattatgcctacacgacaggtactcacgaTAAACTCTGCAGAACTTTTACATCGGAAATCGCCGTTGTTGTATAGCATTGCAGAATTGTGATATTCACTAATCTGGACTGGAATCTTCATCTGGActtgcaattatttttttctctcttttcaGGTAAATCAGTTCGGcatacaacaacaaaaagatCTCGTGTTACTGGAGAAAGAGACTGCAAAATGGAAAGATCTGGAACACTCCGTAGAAGAACTTCAAAaagaattaaaacaaaaagtaacagaaaatgaaaaattggagAGTAAATGTAAAGCgctagaagaggaaatttccgGTCATAAATCACTTGAAGAAACCCAAAATCTAAAAGCAATACTTGAAAATAGTCAAACACTAATTTCCACTCTGCAGACAGAAAAAACTGACTTAACAGCGAGACTGGAAGGCCtcgaaaacaaaaccaaaaacatTGAATCCTATGAAAAGACAATCGAAATGCAAGCCTTAGAAATAGAAcaactaaaaaaatcaaatgacaaacATGCTGCACGTCTTCAgcttttcaaatcaaaaatagttgaattttcactgaaattgaagaaattaaaaaaatctcgTGAAATTCTGATAGAAACGGTTCAGGAATATGCCCAATCTGTACCTAAATGGCAGAAGGAAATCATGAACGCTTCGAATCAGATTTCAAACCAACTTTTGTCTGTAGACCTGGAGCGAAAGGCGCTGGAAAAAGAAGTGGCTCGGCTCCAACACCAATTAGAAAAGCAAAAGACTAAACTGCGAGTAGATGAGGACGTTTCTCGACTAGATAGAAACCGGTTACAGGAGCTATGCCTTTACGTTGATAGAGCTTACTTGGAGTACCAGGAGAAAGTTGAACAGTTAGGTATCAAGTGTGGAGAAAATGAAGATTTACGAAGGCAATTATCTGAATTAGCCGAATGTCTTTCAAAATCCCAATCTGAATGCGAAGAAAAGGTTAAGGATATCGCAGGGCTCGAAACTGATATTGCTGCACTTAAAAGTAAACTGAATAAGACATTAGGTGAGTTTGCTGTTACAGCTGTCTATGAAATAAAAATCCTTTTTATCTGGCTTCATAATATCAATCTTTTTCCAATATGGAGTGCATTTTTTATTCCTCTTCGTTACTTTCTGGATTATATTATGTTCATTTATTAGCTACCGTATTTGTTGTAGGTAATACTGATACCAATTTAAATGATGAACTCAAACAAAAGCTTCATCAAACTGAACTGGATTATGCCGTCAAAAGTAAAGAActagaaaatctaaaaaatcaaTTGGATGACATCACACTTAAACACTCCAAGGCGATTGCTGAAAATGATGACAAAGCCAACGAAGTAAGACAACTGAAAGAAGAACTGGAAGCGGTGCGTCTCGAAATGTCTAAGTTGACCGCGGAATATGAAAATCTGCAGCAAACAATTCAAATTAGCAACACATCCTCGGATGAAGCGGTGAAGCGTTTGGAAAGTGAGATATCTTTGAAGGCTGCTGATCTACGAAATCTAGAACAGGAGAGAAATAATCTTTGCACAAGTCTTAAAGAGAAAAGCGCTCAACTGGAGCAATTCCAGTCTTCTTTGCGTATCCGTGAAACAGAAAACAGTGACCTTTTAGCAGAAATGCGGGAGTTGAATGAGGCGTTCAAAGGGCGTGGGGATGTCATATCACGGCAGCAGGACAAAATCAAAGAACTTGAAAACGAAATTCGACAAACTGctgagaaattatcaaaaattGAAGTGACATTTAACGAAAAAGACAACGAaatcaaacagaaagaattacAAATAACATCAATGAACAAGGAGATTGTAGGGGCAAAAGAAGAAGTAGCAAACCTTCTTGACCAAGCAAAGCAAAATGAAATTCGAATAAAATCTCTTTCTGACGAAATGTCTACCATGCGCGAAAAATACCAAGAGTGTCAAAGTGATGCAATTTCGACCTCAACAATTTCAAAAGTAGATGAAGTAGCCCGTCTTCGTGAAGTAGACGAGTCTTTCGAGGAAAAGTACAATAAACTTCGTGCCCtcgctgtgaaattgaaaaagaaggTTCAGGAGCAGGCGGCTTACATTACGACCCTTGAACGCGATAGTCAAAAATCGGGTGAGGATAAAAGTGAAATCACCACCAAactaaaagtgaaaaatttacaagctctgcaaaatgaaaatgataaacTACTAGATGAGGTTGAAAAGCTTAAAGCTGCAAATCACGATTACGAAAAGAAGGTAAAGTCCTTAGAAGCGGAGATGTCTGACATTAAAAATTGCTCGAGTAATGAAAAGATGGACAAAACTAAGTTGGATAATTCCATTAAAGCATGCCAAACTCAGATTAAGTCATTGAAACAGGAGAAAGAAAGTATGAATCTAATTCGTAAGGAAATCGAAAAGGAGCGTGATTCATTGAAGACAGAACTTGCGAAGAAGTCCGAAGAGTTAGGCGCAATGAAAACGCAATGTGATAAATTGAAATCAGAAATTGAACGGAAAAAGTCCGCTGAAAAACAGAGCAGTGTCCTGAATTTGGAGATTGAAGCATACGAAAAGTCATTAAATGACGCTACACATAAGCTAGAGAAGAGCAAGATCACGATTCAAGAGGTTCTAGCATCTTAGCCGTTGCATGATTGGTATTTaacatttcttttttgtttgcaGCTCAAAGAAGAGGCGGAAAGTAAAGAGGCTACGATAAAAGCATTAAATGCACAAATCAAATTTCTGGAGGAAAATATCGAGTCGGAGAAAATGCATTCCTTAGGTAAGTAGAATTTCATCTAACTGAAAACACACACCACCAAATTTTGGAGACCAAGAAATTATCCCGAGAAAATTTCCAAAGCATTAAACACCTTTTTGATAATTTAATCCATGCTAGAGTTAAAACAACAAATTGATATCCAGCATGCAAAATTCAAAGAAAGCGAGCACGAAAAAATGGAGCTGCGAACGCAACTACAAGACAGAACACAAGAGTCTGAGGACTTCAAATCAGAGGTTAATTCGCTTCAACTGCAGCTTTCAACAATTGCGAGTGATCGAGAGAAACTTTGTTCATCATTGCAAGCTGAAAAAGAGAAATTGCTTCGCAGTGTTCTCAGCTTGGAAGAAAACGTAGACGAGTATAAAAACAGCCTTAGGACGACTGAACACGAACTGGAAGACTTACGCGCCGAATACGCTAGTTACAAGATAAAGGCCCAATCGGTTTTGAGACAAAGTCAATCGAAAGAGTCCAGCCGAGAACGAGAATTAGAAGAAGAATTGAACGCTTGTCACAAATCGACTGAAACTTTAACAATTAAATTGAAAGCAGCAACAGACGCACTTGAAAGCAATGAGAAAAAGATTGAGGACTTGCGGCAGGACAACGAAAGAGTTCAAAGGAGATGCAAAGAGCTCATACAGGCGCTAGAAGATTCACGCCTGCAAAACGAGCAACTTCTCGAAGACAATCGAAAACAATCTCATGATTATCAGGATTCACTCAAGTCACATCGGCTCCAAATCGAAACTCTAAACAATTGTTATAAAACCCAAATTGAAGATCTAGAGAAAAAACATCAAATTGAATTGGAAGAACTACGTAAACAGGGTATGCACCTGGCAAACATGGATAGCAAACTAACATCACGGGTAGGACCTTTCGGTGGCCCAAATAAACCTACAAACGACGAACAGAAAATCGATTTGATTTTAATGGAACGAGAAGATGCTGAGGGTTCGGAAACAACATCGACAGCTGCTACGAAACGAAAAATATCTGCATCAAAATCTAGACGAGATTTTGTCCCACTCGATGAACTACTCAATTCACCGCTGGAAGACACGCTTATTGAAGATTTCCGATCCGTTTCGCCTACTCTGGAGTTGCAACAGACGAAAGAGAAGCTTCATGTGCAGGAAAGTCGGGTGAAGCATTTAACCGCATTGTTAGCGGAAAACGAACAGGATTTGGCAAAACTCACACAACTGAACGAACTACTTAAGGAGGAAGTCCGACGACAAGAAAGATCTATGGAACGTGAACCACATGTTCAAAATTCAGAATATCTTAAAAATATCGTTCTAAAGGTATTGagtgaatttatttattcaatgtTCATTCTTCATTGGTTCACATACGCCTGAATTTGTTTTTTCTAGTTCTTAACCCTGAACAGTGGAGATGAGAGAACACGTTTGGTGCCGGTTCTTAACACAATCCTTAAGCTAAGCCCAGAAGAAACCCAGGCTTTGCAGAATGTGGCGAAAGGTGAGTAATGGATGGTTTTCGAATAGCTAACTTAGCTTTAGACCAAAGTTCTACTGGTTGCCTTAATTGTAATCCGGAACACAAATATTACA harbors:
- the LOC119659154 gene encoding GRIP and coiled-coil domain-containing protein 2, which encodes MDNPAGTQEGPPKKGPLENLSREELIRKCKGLLGLAQKAKQAKDEFAEENKKLKEELNKFETQKDADKKSLIAMKEIVDALTENKLTLTTQVADHKAQCDRLQSELQKFDQMAIENEALKRQMKRLSDENEELLTDLDAMEKKLDQVNQFGIQQQKDLVLLEKETAKWKDLEHSVEELQKELKQKVTENEKLESKCKALEEEISGHKSLEETQNLKAILENSQTLISTLQTEKTDLTARLEGLENKTKNIESYEKTIEMQALEIEQLKKSNDKHAARLQLFKSKIVEFSLKLKKLKKSREILIETVQEYAQSVPKWQKEIMNASNQISNQLLSVDLERKALEKEVARLQHQLEKQKTKLRVDEDVSRLDRNRLQELCLYVDRAYLEYQEKVEQLGIKCGENEDLRRQLSELAECLSKSQSECEEKVKDIAGLETDIAALKSKLNKTLGNTDTNLNDELKQKLHQTELDYAVKSKELENLKNQLDDITLKHSKAIAENDDKANEVRQLKEELEAVRLEMSKLTAEYENLQQTIQISNTSSDEAVKRLESEISLKAADLRNLEQERNNLCTSLKEKSAQLEQFQSSLRIRETENSDLLAEMRELNEAFKGRGDVISRQQDKIKELENEIRQTAEKLSKIEVTFNEKDNEIKQKELQITSMNKEIVGAKEEVANLLDQAKQNEIRIKSLSDEMSTMREKYQECQSDAISTSTISKVDEVARLREVDESFEEKYNKLRALAVKLKKKVQEQAAYITTLERDSQKSGEDKSEITTKLKVKNLQALQNENDKLLDEVEKLKAANHDYEKKVKSLEAEMSDIKNCSSNEKMDKTKLDNSIKACQTQIKSLKQEKESMNLIRKEIEKERDSLKTELAKKSEELGAMKTQCDKLKSEIERKKSAEKQSSVLNLEIEAYEKSLNDATHKLEKSKITIQELKEEAESKEATIKALNAQIKFLEENIESEKMHSLELKQQIDIQHAKFKESEHEKMELRTQLQDRTQESEDFKSEVNSLQLQLSTIASDREKLCSSLQAEKEKLLRSVLSLEENVDEYKNSLRTTEHELEDLRAEYASYKIKAQSVLRQSQSKESSRERELEEELNACHKSTETLTIKLKAATDALESNEKKIEDLRQDNERVQRRCKELIQALEDSRLQNEQLLEDNRKQSHDYQDSLKSHRLQIETLNNCYKTQIEDLEKKHQIELEELRKQGMHLANMDSKLTSRVGPFGGPNKPTNDEQKIDLILMEREDAEGSETTSTAATKRKISASKSRRDFVPLDELLNSPLEDTLIEDFRSVSPTLELQQTKEKLHVQESRVKHLTALLAENEQDLAKLTQLNELLKEEVRRQERSMEREPHVQNSEYLKNIVLKFLTLNSGDERTRLVPVLNTILKLSPEETQALQNVAKGAESVGRSWGSYLPIWSNHQ